A region from the Salifodinibacter halophilus genome encodes:
- a CDS encoding phage tail protein produces the protein MMMSYGQFVFGLSTAAYDELQRQTAWRHPTSDRVGARPAHQYLGPGDDTIRLRGELLPHFTGGQQNLDELRAMAEKGNAWPLIEGTGHNYGVYVISRLNETHDHFFHDGAAAHIRFDLALERVDDDQAQARIGKLTADDIDQLALGSANRRIG, from the coding sequence ATGATGATGAGCTATGGGCAATTCGTTTTCGGTCTATCGACCGCGGCCTACGACGAACTTCAGCGCCAGACCGCATGGCGCCACCCGACAAGCGACCGCGTCGGCGCACGGCCGGCGCACCAGTACCTCGGCCCCGGCGACGACACCATCCGACTGCGCGGCGAATTGCTGCCGCATTTTACTGGCGGCCAGCAAAATCTCGACGAGCTGCGCGCCATGGCCGAAAAGGGCAACGCCTGGCCGCTGATCGAGGGCACCGGCCACAATTACGGCGTATACGTGATCAGTCGGCTGAATGAGACCCACGACCATTTTTTTCACGACGGCGCGGCCGCACACATCCGGTTCGATCTGGCACTGGAGCGTGTCGACGACGATCAGGCCCAGGCACGCATCGGCAAATTGACAGCCGACGATATTGACCAGCTCGCGCTAGGCTCGGCCAACCGCCGGATCGGCTAG